The Fimbriimonas ginsengisoli Gsoil 348 genome window below encodes:
- a CDS encoding outer membrane lipoprotein-sorting protein — protein sequence MIITTAVAVLALTQGAQNIQSFVQPDLKDATFVARKVKADQRELRKINDSFGNSYRFDTTTIYFKEPFKVRLEASVEDTTVVYVLNGPIQTIKMRSFHQRLDLTGKPGRRQTPLDFGLLTPSLFEGLFQARFVRNDRATGDVVFDLTYPERLDDTSRHRIWIDPQKKYVTKREWYNQSGRQLATFIYENPKNEGGVWMPTRMTVKNVDNRVAGITTYDSIKTNTGLSDSMFQG from the coding sequence ATGATCATCACCACCGCGGTGGCGGTTCTTGCACTCACGCAGGGCGCCCAAAACATTCAGTCGTTCGTTCAGCCCGACCTTAAGGACGCTACGTTCGTGGCCCGCAAGGTAAAGGCCGACCAGCGCGAGCTTCGGAAGATCAATGACTCGTTCGGTAACTCCTACCGATTCGACACCACCACGATTTACTTCAAGGAGCCGTTCAAGGTCCGCCTGGAAGCGAGCGTCGAGGATACGACCGTCGTCTACGTCCTCAACGGGCCGATCCAAACGATCAAGATGCGCAGCTTCCACCAGCGCCTCGATCTGACCGGCAAACCGGGCCGGCGGCAGACGCCGCTCGATTTCGGTCTGTTGACCCCGTCGCTGTTTGAGGGGTTGTTCCAAGCCAGATTCGTCCGCAACGACCGGGCTACGGGAGATGTCGTATTCGATCTGACCTATCCGGAGCGACTTGACGACACGAGCCGCCATCGTATTTGGATCGACCCGCAGAAGAAGTACGTGACGAAGCGCGAATGGTACAACCAGAGCGGCCGGCAACTCGCCACCTTCATCTACGAAAACCCGAAGAACGAGGGCGGCGTCTGGATGCCCACTCGGATGACGGTGAAAAACGTCGACAACCGAGTCGCTGGAATCACCACTTACGATTCCATCAAGACCAACACCGGCTTGTCGGATTCGATGTTCCAGGGTTGA
- a CDS encoding acyl-CoA thioesterase — MSELTAKRVSETRVEMALVMEPNDANFLGKVFGGTILSKIDLCGYATASRFAGTICVTASFDRVDFLEPIEVGELVTFVGHVSYAGRTSVEVTIEVYAENILQNIRRHTNTARVTMVAIRDNKPTPVPKLIFETREDKIRFLEGKLRRELRFKQREERQRIFDDYAQASDEELDRLLDRSSGA, encoded by the coding sequence GTGAGCGAACTTACGGCAAAGCGGGTTTCGGAGACTCGCGTCGAAATGGCTTTGGTGATGGAGCCGAACGATGCGAACTTCCTTGGGAAGGTTTTCGGAGGGACAATCCTCTCCAAGATCGACCTGTGCGGTTACGCAACCGCCTCCCGCTTTGCGGGCACGATCTGCGTCACCGCTAGCTTCGATCGGGTCGATTTTCTCGAACCGATCGAGGTGGGCGAGCTCGTCACCTTTGTCGGCCACGTTTCCTACGCGGGGCGTACCAGCGTCGAGGTGACGATCGAGGTTTACGCGGAGAATATCCTGCAGAACATCCGGCGGCACACGAACACCGCTCGGGTGACGATGGTGGCGATTCGCGACAACAAGCCGACCCCGGTCCCCAAGCTTATCTTCGAAACCCGCGAAGATAAGATCCGCTTCCTCGAAGGAAAGCTTCGCCGCGAGCTTAGGTTCAAGCAGAGGGAAGAGCGGCAAAGGATTTTCGACGACTACGCTCAGGCAAGCGACGAAGAGCTCGACCGGCTATTGGACCGAAGCTCGGGCGCTTAG